The SAR116 cluster alpha proteobacterium HIMB100 genome has a window encoding:
- a CDS encoding trimethylamine:corrinoid methyltransferase (PFAM: Trimethylamine methyltransferase (MTTB)), with translation MDDITPERKSRRGGGRGARREAREAAQTISSPYLVRQIEPIDILSEEACQLIEENAETVLEEIGIDFRDDPEALDILKDKGCDIKGERVHFPRGLARELCKTAPSAFTQYARNPARTVEIGGKNTVFAPVYGPPFVRDLSGERRYAEIEDFNNFVKLIYMLPGLHHSGGTVCEPVDLPVTKRHLDMVYAHLRYSDKPFMGSVTAPERAQDTVNMAKIMFGDDFVGPKCVTVSLINANSPMTWDDTMLGALKVYARNGQGTIISPFILAGAMSPVSVAGTLTQILAEAMSGIAFAQAVNPGAPVIFGSFASSISMQTGAPTFGTPEPAKVLYGCAKLARRLGVPFRSGGSLTGAKTADAQAAYESAHTLMPTVLGGVNFALHSAGWMEGGLVADYAKLLLDADQLTMMDSMVNGIDVSENGLALDALREAGPGQHFLGSSHTQANFETAFWRSSMADNTTFEQWDSDGRVEAEARARQKASDMLAAYEAPAVDPAIDEALIAYIDQRKSELPDSEY, from the coding sequence ATGGATGATATCACACCAGAAAGAAAAAGCCGCAGAGGCGGTGGCCGCGGGGCACGTCGTGAGGCCAGAGAGGCAGCACAGACTATCAGCTCACCCTATCTGGTTCGTCAGATTGAACCGATTGACATCCTCAGTGAAGAGGCCTGCCAGCTGATCGAAGAGAATGCTGAAACAGTTTTGGAAGAAATCGGCATTGATTTCCGCGATGATCCTGAAGCTCTGGATATCCTGAAGGATAAGGGCTGTGACATCAAAGGCGAGCGGGTGCATTTCCCGCGTGGTCTGGCGCGCGAGCTGTGCAAAACGGCGCCATCTGCTTTTACCCAATATGCCCGTAATCCGGCCCGTACAGTTGAAATTGGTGGCAAAAACACGGTCTTCGCCCCTGTCTATGGTCCGCCTTTTGTGCGCGATCTTTCCGGTGAGCGCCGTTATGCTGAAATCGAAGATTTCAATAATTTTGTGAAGCTTATTTATATGCTTCCCGGTCTGCATCATTCAGGCGGAACTGTGTGTGAGCCTGTTGATCTGCCAGTGACCAAGCGGCATCTGGATATGGTCTATGCGCATCTGCGGTATTCAGATAAGCCATTTATGGGTTCTGTGACGGCACCTGAACGGGCTCAGGATACTGTCAATATGGCCAAAATCATGTTTGGTGATGATTTCGTTGGTCCAAAATGTGTGACCGTATCCTTGATCAATGCCAATTCACCGATGACCTGGGATGACACGATGCTGGGCGCGCTGAAGGTTTATGCCCGCAACGGGCAGGGCACAATTATTTCGCCTTTTATTCTGGCAGGGGCAATGTCTCCTGTTTCAGTGGCGGGAACGTTGACTCAGATTTTGGCTGAAGCGATGAGCGGTATTGCTTTTGCTCAGGCTGTAAATCCCGGTGCACCAGTAATTTTCGGCAGCTTTGCCTCTTCAATTTCCATGCAGACAGGTGCCCCGACATTTGGCACGCCTGAACCGGCAAAAGTATTATATGGCTGTGCGAAACTGGCCCGCCGCCTGGGTGTGCCGTTCCGCTCTGGCGGGTCATTAACAGGGGCCAAGACGGCTGATGCACAAGCTGCTTATGAATCAGCACATACCCTTATGCCAACGGTTCTGGGTGGGGTGAATTTTGCGCTTCATTCTGCAGGCTGGATGGAAGGCGGGCTGGTGGCTGACTATGCCAAGCTTTTGCTGGATGCTGATCAGCTGACCATGATGGACAGTATGGTCAACGGGATTGATGTCTCTGAAAATGGCCTTGCTCTTGACGCCTTGCGTGAGGCAGGTCCGGGTCAGCATTTCCTTGGCTCAAGCCATACACAAGCGAATTTTGAAACCGCGTTCTGGCGGTCGTCTATGGCGGATAACACCACCTTTGAGCAATGGGACAGTGACGGGCGCGTTGAAGCTGAAGCAAGGGCGCGGCAAAAAGCTAGTGATATGTTGGCTGCTTATGAAGCGCCGGCGGTTGACCCGGCGATTGATGAAGCCCTTATCGCTTATATCGACCAGCGCAAATCAGAACTGCCTGACAGCGAATATTGA
- a CDS encoding sarcosine oxidase gamma subunit (PFAM: Sarcosine oxidase, gamma subunit family~TIGRFAM: sarcosine oxidase, gamma subunit family, heterotetrameric form): MAQNKQSAQTRQSATRPDQMPNPEGQTEARLLVTCCAQGLMNLRTTEDINEVMRRHFGTALPDAANSFTCSGDRRAVWLGPDETLLICSDAEAKELHRILSTQLAGRHFALTVISDALSVYSLQGPCLRDVLAKGCALDLHKTVFTPGMSAQGLLDRAAVTLICEAEDEIHLICRRSFADYVETWLKDAAIEFGYEVR; this comes from the coding sequence ATGGCGCAAAATAAGCAGAGCGCACAAACACGCCAGTCAGCAACACGGCCAGATCAGATGCCAAACCCAGAGGGCCAGACCGAAGCCCGGTTGCTGGTCACCTGTTGCGCACAAGGGCTAATGAACCTGCGCACGACCGAGGATATCAATGAGGTGATGCGCCGCCATTTTGGTACCGCTTTGCCTGATGCGGCCAACAGCTTTACCTGCAGCGGCGACCGCCGGGCGGTCTGGCTGGGCCCTGATGAGACCTTGCTGATCTGCAGCGACGCTGAAGCAAAAGAACTGCACCGTATTTTAAGCACACAGCTGGCTGGGCGGCATTTTGCGCTGACCGTAATTTCAGACGCATTGTCTGTTTATTCGCTTCAGGGGCCTTGTCTCCGCGATGTGCTGGCCAAGGGGTGTGCCCTTGACCTTCATAAGACAGTCTTCACGCCAGGCATGTCTGCTCAAGGCCTGTTGGACAGAGCCGCGGTGACCTTAATCTGTGAGGCAGAAGATGAAATTCATCTGATTTGCCGCCGCAGCTTTGCTGATTATGTGGAAACATGGCTGAAAGACGCGGCCATTGAATTTGGCTATGAGGTGAGGTGA